One Solidesulfovibrio fructosivorans JJ] DNA window includes the following coding sequences:
- a CDS encoding class I SAM-dependent methyltransferase, translated as MRDNEVAGFLAISREVFAPVYPYYAARFVRESGLRGGRCLDLGCGGGDLGLAVLGLGAFEAILYDKLPAMLVAARDNAAGRGMADRTRVLLGDVAALPLADGCVDLVVSRGSVMFWDDLPRAFREVRRVLTPQGRAYLGGGLGSPAMREAICEQMVGRHPAWANGVPPHRPGTDPETHAQMLRAAGIDDFVIEPDDTGHWLSFGGE; from the coding sequence ATGCGCGACAATGAGGTAGCGGGGTTTCTGGCCATCAGCCGGGAGGTGTTCGCGCCGGTCTATCCCTATTACGCCGCGCGCTTCGTTCGGGAATCGGGCCTGCGCGGCGGGCGTTGCCTCGACCTCGGCTGCGGCGGCGGGGACCTGGGGCTGGCCGTGCTCGGGCTGGGGGCCTTCGAGGCTATTTTGTACGACAAGTTGCCGGCCATGTTGGTCGCGGCCCGGGACAACGCGGCCGGGCGCGGCATGGCCGACCGGACGCGGGTGCTGCTCGGCGATGTGGCCGCGCTGCCGCTGGCCGACGGGTGCGTGGATCTGGTCGTCAGCCGGGGCTCGGTGATGTTCTGGGACGACCTGCCCAGGGCATTCCGGGAGGTGCGGCGGGTGCTCACGCCGCAAGGGCGGGCCTATCTCGGCGGCGGACTTGGGTCGCCGGCCATGCGCGAGGCCATCTGCGAACAAATGGTCGGACGCCATCCGGCCTGGGCCAACGGCGTGCCGCCGCACCGGCCTGGCACCGACCCGGAGACCCATGCCCAGATGCTGCGCGCCGCCGGCATCGACGACTTCGTCATCGAGCCCGACGACACCGGCCACTGGCTCAGTTTCGGGGGAGAGTGA
- a CDS encoding radical SAM protein, translating into MECGFCERRCRLGPESFGYCRMYRAGDNGVEERFPDRWCATAVSRVETVPFYHAWPGARCLIIGTAGCNFDCRYCSNAEVVKVDPAGLSDIMLELSPKALVDKARKHGCHAIVFSVNEPTVSLPSLEQVAREARDAGMPMGCLTNGYATVAATERLAEVFSFVNVSLKGLSPDFCKEYLGVPDAGPILRNIEALARKVHVEVTTPVIEGVNDHELDAMAVFLAGIRRDIPWHAFRLLPEYKMQREDYPSIEAISAKIEDCGRRLDYVYFHNFIGSRWVNTRCPSCGAVAIERHSLGCGGDKLDTFHCHGDACPSCGARISLCGSHMAWNIKEASA; encoded by the coding sequence ATGGAATGCGGTTTTTGCGAACGGCGCTGCCGGCTCGGACCGGAAAGTTTCGGTTACTGCCGGATGTACCGGGCCGGGGATAACGGCGTGGAGGAGCGATTCCCGGACAGGTGGTGCGCCACCGCCGTCTCCCGGGTGGAAACCGTGCCCTTTTACCATGCCTGGCCCGGAGCGCGCTGCCTCATCATCGGCACGGCCGGCTGCAACTTCGACTGCCGCTATTGCTCCAACGCCGAAGTGGTCAAGGTCGATCCGGCCGGCCTGAGCGACATCATGCTCGAACTGTCCCCCAAGGCGTTGGTGGACAAGGCCCGCAAGCACGGCTGCCACGCCATCGTCTTTTCCGTCAACGAACCCACGGTCTCGCTGCCGAGCCTCGAACAGGTGGCCCGGGAAGCCCGGGACGCGGGCATGCCCATGGGCTGCCTGACCAACGGCTACGCCACCGTTGCGGCGACCGAGCGGCTGGCGGAGGTCTTCTCCTTCGTCAACGTGAGCCTCAAGGGCCTGTCGCCTGATTTCTGCAAGGAGTATCTGGGCGTGCCCGACGCCGGGCCGATCCTGCGCAACATCGAGGCCCTGGCCCGCAAGGTCCATGTGGAGGTGACCACGCCCGTCATCGAAGGCGTCAACGACCACGAGCTCGACGCCATGGCCGTTTTTCTGGCCGGCATCCGCCGCGACATCCCCTGGCACGCGTTCCGCCTTTTGCCGGAATACAAGATGCAACGGGAAGACTACCCGAGCATCGAGGCCATAAGCGCCAAGATCGAGGACTGCGGCCGCCGGCTCGATTACGTCTATTTCCACAACTTCATCGGTTCGCGCTGGGTCAACACCCGCTGCCCGTCCTGCGGCGCGGTGGCCATCGAGCGCCATAGCCTGGGCTGCGGCGGCGACAAGCTCGACACCTTCCACTGCCATGGCGACGCCTGCCCGTCCTGCGGCGCGCGCATCTCCCTGTGCGGCTCCCATATGGCCTGGAACATCAAGGAGGCTTCGGCATGA
- the tolR gene encoding protein TolR yields the protein MAMMTGGSGKFLGEVNVTPFVDVMLVLLIIFMVTAPMMTQGLQVDLPQTRAVSVLPKENESVVLTIKADGSLYLDKYQVELGDLEGQVRQLVSAQKKQLFLRADKAVPYGTVVAVMGVVKAAGVDRLGVVAEEEKKS from the coding sequence ATAGCCATGATGACGGGCGGCTCGGGAAAATTCCTCGGCGAGGTCAACGTCACGCCCTTCGTGGATGTGATGCTGGTGCTGCTCATCATCTTCATGGTCACCGCGCCCATGATGACCCAGGGGCTGCAGGTCGACCTGCCCCAGACCCGCGCGGTTTCCGTGCTGCCCAAGGAAAACGAAAGCGTGGTCCTGACCATCAAGGCCGACGGAAGCCTCTATCTCGACAAGTACCAGGTGGAACTCGGCGACCTGGAAGGTCAGGTGCGACAGCTCGTGAGCGCCCAGAAAAAACAGCTCTTTCTCCGGGCCGACAAGGCCGTGCCCTACGGCACCGTGGTTGCGGTCATGGGCGTGGTCAAAGCCGCCGGCGTGGACAGGCTCGGCGTGGTGGCCGAGGAAGAAAAGAAGAGTTGA